The sequence ctaactttttataccaaaaattttataaaaaaatatatagataaaataataataataataataattataactattataatataataataataataataataataataataataataaaataataataattacttattatatataaatataatatataatatattcattggGATGGGACGGGATGGGGAATATAACTCACAGTTTTCgttgatatttctttttttggCCACGGTAATTATTTaggtttaaataatattttaataggaCGGTCTATTTtgataaactttcaattttttttaagttatatTTACTTGTTTACTCACAACTGTTTTACAATTATTTCACagtttttatttaaatctttcataaactgaattttaaaaaaggttttattttttttaaattcctaaaaattatttttaatattaacttGTTGATAAATTCAAAATGGTTATTAATGTCTTATCTACTCAATTTTTTGAATTAACAAACTTCtaatgttatatatttaatataacttttaattaaaaaaattattaatatgtCTCTAGACTTCCAAAAGTATCTAAACCTTTTGTGCTTTTGTTTAACAGAATCATTGATTTATGATACATTTgttaatgataaagaaaaaaataattacttaGTCAcagaattcaaaataataacaCTAGCGAATCCAACATTTTATCCAAGAGGGGCACAAGTTTATTGGTCTGAGTTATCTTCGTCTAAATTCTTTTTTTGCCCCTCTCATTCATGCTTTGTAAGGTATGTAGGTTGTTAATAAAACACTTCCTTACCCACAGACGACGCCAAGCCAACTATTGATACCAAAAAGATCAAATTGAAGTGAAGAACCAAGGTCAAGGCGACCAATGTCGAGACCGAGAGACCAAGTTGAAGTGAAGAGCCAAGGTCAAGAACACCAATTTGAAGTGATTGAGGCTCAAAATTATTGATGGAacacaaattttttattaaaatttcacCAGGGCTAGCCAAGGGCAATCCTATGGATAAAGGTAAAATATGTTCATCGTCCATAGGCATCCAAGTACACCATGCATACTCTAGAAAATGGTTGAGGCTAAGGCCAGCACATAAGAGTCAAAGGTCTCTACCAGCCTCATCCTAACATCTAGGAGGTTTTGTGAACCCTAATGGAGCATTTGATGCGCAAATTTAGAATATTAAATCTGGGAATGTTAAGCGTGATGTTAGGCTAGGAGGTTTCGGTAGCCTGAGTTTAAGAAAATTGTGCTTGGAGTGCAGGTCTTGGTAGTCTGGTTTTAAGAAACCGGGAGTGAAGtgcaattttataaattttaaagttgtgaaatattttattgtattttattagtGCTTAGATAGATTAGTTCAAACTtgtcattttaattattttaatataattaagtttaaaataaactaaaaaaatttagaaggatatatatatttttttttaattttgaaatagagatgtagaatatttgtttattttttttaaaaaaaattgaaatagagatgtgactaaatttagaatttatttaatttattattttcataatttgGTATTTTGATTTTACTAGGTTTTGAGATAAAACTTTATATACTTTTGTCactttaactaattttaaaatgatcaatttttttaCCTTAACATGCcaacttcaaattgaaataaactagaattttagtcttaaattcaattgttgaaaaattataatttttttttttatcaaattacatttgaggaataaaaaagTAATGaagttttagttttaatttttatttggtgcTAAGTTATTACTAACATTTTAATCCTTTAcgtttaaaaattaattctagACCTTCGAGCTAGATAAGTTGATCAAcggataaaaaaatgaaaatgttaaattaaattaggggtTTCCATATATAtagtctaaataaatatacctaagtatacaattatagtctaatgagctattattttatacaaaagtttggttcaatttatttttttaactctgAACATGTAAGAAAAGTTTCTTGTGATTTTGAACTTTCCAAAACTGTTTTCTTCTTAGAACTTatacaaataaggaaaatatcTCTAAACATCCGAAAATTGTTGCCCTCATAAATGAAAGCAATAATAAACGAGAAGCTTTGAAGGAGAAAACaaggtatatttgatatatatagcactatatatttgaattttctataAATCAATCAATGTATATTTGATAAGTGCATGAACAATGCAATTTGTATAATATATTGTCTTATATACCAAACAATATATTCGATGTATATTTACCCTTTTTAGTATATTTATAAACACGTCAAAAAATAAACCATGGTATATGCGATGTATATTTACATTTCCACTATATTACTAGTATATTTGACATATACTTGAGATCTCAATAGATGAGTGATCAATTTTCAactaagaaaaacaagaaataaatgaaatttctaaaaatgagggaaacattaattttaaacaaagaaggAAAGAGAGATAATTCAAAAAGATAatcttataataataaaaatacttaaaacaaattctaaaagaaaaaacaatgagaagaaagagaaagtgtattttaaaaaatattattgtaattaaaTTAAGGCCTTTTAGAAATGTTCGTCAGAGTTGGTGGCCGGAGGTCGGCTGACTGTAGTCAACGAAAGTGGGGGTCGGAGGTTAGTCGGTGGCAGGTGGCGGTCGGAGTTAGACAGCTGCAGTCATTGGAGTTGGTGTCTGGAAGTTGGCAGACAaactttctaaattaaattagaaaaagaaaatagtaacGCATGGGTTTGAATAGTATGTACTATTCAAACCCATGAGAAAAGGGTGTAGGAAGCCAAGATTTCCCAAATTTTTGCCCAAACAAGACTTGGGCTTAGGATGCCTAACTCATCTAATCCAACCCTTGAAACAAACACCTCATAAGTGTTCGAGTCTGAGGCTAAGGCTCAATATTACCAATAGAAAGTTGAGTTGCTTGAGATTTAGAAATAACCCAAGATTGAGGTTGAGGCTAAAGTCGAGGAGCACCACCTGGATCCTATTAGTACCTCGAAAGTTGAGGAGAAGGCCGAAGACAAACATGTGAAGCTTCATCATAGAAATGCCACCACTCGAGGTTGACCAACCCAGGCCGAAGCTGAGGTTGACCTTCCAAGGCCAAGACTGGGCTGACCAACCAAGTTTCAGGTCAACCccgttttttggtttttttgataaatattttagttttgcAAAATGATTGTTTTCAATTCATAACATATTATTCCAATTTGAAAGAACAATCGTTTTCTTTAAGATATCGAATTTCATACTCAAtcaaacattttcttttaagtaAATTGTTCCTTGAGTAAATGGACTATATAGGGGATATGCTTCcatattaaacaaaaaacataTTTACATGGATATGGTTCCATATCAAACAAAAAGTTGATTTACAGGGGAATGTGCTTCCCTATCAAACAAAAATCAGAAAAGTTATAGGGATATGTTTCCCTATTAAATAAAAAGCATAAGATCTCAAAGGCAagcatcaaattaatttcataagaCAACTTCAAATTTGACAAAAGTTCGGGGATTCAGAGACAAATAAGTCAAAGCGAACCTCACCCAAAGAATGATAAAAAGAAGTAATGACAAACCACTCGACTAATGTATGGGTAGTAGAGGTCGAGGCAAAAATTGACTCTTCCTCCTTTAAGAGTTACACATCATGTACTTATGTTTTTAGGTTGCAATATGAGAGCTCATTCTTaacaaagtataaaaaaaatactagatAGACCTTAAATTGAAGCTTAGGCACACAAGCCAAGGTCAACCTTGAGCAAACTTCTTCTATTGCTAGCATGTGCTCGACACATATTCCATTGTTACATGGTCACCACACATTCTCTTAATCTGGATTAATATGCTTCCATTAGTCATAAACCAACACATTTTCAAGGGTACGGTGTCTAGAAAAGCTACATAAAAGTCATATCATCTCTCAGAATTCGATTATCATCTTTCTAGAGAAAATATCAAGCTTTAAAGATGGTTATGTGTTGGCCACATCATCTCTTAGAAATCGATTATCATCTTTCTAGAGAAAATCTCAAGCTCTAAAGATGGTCATTTGTTGGTCACCTCACCTCCAAGAAATTGATATTCATCTTTCTCGAGAAGGTGCTTATAATCTTAATGAAATcgaattttcatctttttgaCAAATTTATTATGGGGTTGGTCCCTTAAAAGAGAATGGTTTCGAAATAATTAAACTTGGAGGAACCCAAAAACTCGACTCTATTGATATGGTATCATGGGCCATCCCCAGGATAATTTAGGAACCACCTTGGAATGCCGCCAAGGTAACTCTAGGGCCTAGAACACCATCCAAGGAAGTACTTAACATCaattttacaagtttaatgaGTCAAAGGAAGCTCAACATTGTTGAAAGTTGGTCTTACTTTTCAGCTCATAACAGTGAGTAGCCAAACCTCGAGACCCAACATGGGAATGGGGGCTAATGTTATGGATGATTTTGTACTGAAAGATATAATCGacataaaataagaataaaagtaCCGAGGTCAATAAAACAATATAGTTTGGACAAAAAATAGCACTCTAAAGTCCTATAGAATAATCTAAGTcaactttttctataaatacatAATTATAACTTTATATGAGGTAAGTTAGTCTTACTTTTAAACTCCCTAGTTTCTacattctttcaatctttgatTTAGACATTGAAGTGTGGATAGCAAGCATCACAACGATGTGcaaattttctcttttgcagactatatttttcttctcttcaaaTAAATTCATTATTAATGTCACTTGAAAGTCAGATatgttttttctatttaaaatttggctacaatcattataattattatttgataggAAAAACCAATGTTCATACATCAGAACGTAATGGCTTGGCAGTTGGCATGGACAAGTTCGGTTGATATTTTCCCTCGTAAATATCCACCCTAAAAAATTGACATTTGACAAGttgatataaaaaaataaatgaaaaaaaaaagaaaaagagaaaaatcgtTTCCGAAACaacctaagaaaaaaaaaaaaataaacagaaagaaaatagaaataaattatagactgtAGTCAATCTGAACGGCTAGAAAGGCTTCAAGAGCTAGCAGAATACAGCTCATGAAAgtccccccaaaaaaaaagtaaataattttgtaaataataatgaaaaaaaaaaagtcaaagaaaatTACTCAGCAATGAGTAGATGCTGCGTCAACGTGTCTACTACTTGTTCTTGTTGTTACTGTTCCCTCCTTGAAACGATACATATCTTCCACGCATTGCTGACTCAtcctttccttttcaatttCTGTTTTTTGCAGTTCAGGACACTCCTTTTATCAATTCatatttacacttttttttccttcaattcaaaatcacattttctcgaaagaaaaaataaatatacatttttttttttaagatactaAATTGAGTTATGAAGTTAAGAGTTAGAAAATTTATCGAATGAAGTTGAGCCCTTTAAAGATAACTAAATGATCCCTATAATAAAATCATCGCATGTTTTAGTTTATATTTACTTTctcttttttggaaaaaaataaaataaaaaataagataatTTTTAAGTATCAAACAAAATAGGAGATTTTTTATGATCTGGAATAAGGTAAATGAGGTTGGAAATCAAGCAGAAAATAGGACTGAAGATTTTTTCTTAAAGACAATTGGTTAGGCAGTGGTCGGTAACTGTAAGCCTTTCgttatgattatatatatattatatttagttCGTAAATTTTAAGTCGAgtttcaatttggttcttaaatttaaaattttacattttttatccaTGAactttgagtttaatttttactttgtttttaaatattacattttaagAATTTTAAGTTCAATTTTCATTTGGCCTCCAAGTTTCAATATCACTTTACTCTCAAATTTTTAGTAATGCTACTTTGGTTTTTGGTATTAACTTTccgttaattaatttaaaataattatgatgtagagttttttcaattaaattttaatataggtatgaaaaattattcaattcttgtgaaattaattgattaacattaatataaaaaaaataattatttagtaaaaaatgaAGGTAAGGATAAGTCTTTGGAATCTaaaaccaaatgaaaacaaaactttaaattaaatgataaaaaatgtaacattttaaaatttaattatcaaacaaaaacaaaactcaaatcttatAGATCAgtatataaaatttcaaaatttaggaacaaataaaaaattatactcAAATTTAAGGAGTAGTTAAATACTTATCCAAAAACAAACGTTTGTTTGGAACGTTTCTTTCGGAGGGATTTGGATATAACAATaatatcttaaaaaagaaaaaagaaaaagaaactggAAAATGAGAGTTTTGTTTTCCATTTAAGGACTCCAAATGTTACAAATTCTCATGCAAAGGACACTTTAAGGAGACTATAAAAAAACCCCTTCCACCAACATTGTTCTTCACACCAAATCTCATTTCTCCTTTCatttcattcattcattttgCTTTTCTTTCCCTACCCTATCATGACGATCCTTATCGAACAGCCTCACTTTggtatcttctccttcttctatccatttcattaaagaaagaaaaaccgtttttaaagatttatttttgtttttgaaatttggctaaaaattcaagttTAGTTATCAAACAGACCAAACGAATAGATGAGAGGAGTATTGTTTATAAGTTTTTGTTGACGGGTTTTCAATTTTGATGAACTTGCAGAAGTGGAAGATGTGAAGAAGGTTTTGATGACAGAGCTGAAAGAATTGGTGTTGGACGGCGGATTTGTGGCACCGACACCGCCGGAGGGATTCGTGGCACCGGAAATGAATTCGTTTGGGCATTCGTTCAGAGATTACGAAGCAGAAAGTGAGAGGCAAAAGGGGGTGGAGGAATTTTACAGGAATAATCACATTCATCAAACTTATGAGtttgtgaagaagatgagagaAGAGTATAGTAAAATGGATCGAGTTGAAATGAGCATTTGGGAATGTTGTGAGCTATTAAACGACGTCGTTGATGACAGTGATCCTGATTTGGATGAACCTCAAATTCAGCATTTGTTGCAAACTGCTGAAGCTATTCGAAAGGATTATCCTGATGAAGATTGGCTGCATTTGACTGCTCTTATTCATGGTATATAATTAATAACCTTATATGCTCTGTTTTTTCAATATGGATCCTctgtttttgttctttttgttAAATAATTTGCTCTGTTTTTAGATCTTGGAAAAGTGCTTCTTCTTCCTAGCTTTGGTGGGCTTCCTCAATGGGCCGTTGTGGGtaagaacaaaaattttctATCATTTTCTCTCCCGCTAAACAAACATTCCCAAATCATTTCGATAGATGATTTAGTATGGTATTAGAGAATGtcttatttcaaatatataacaGAAGCAATGAAAAGTGTTaggattttgaaataatataaaatttatcttcatcTAACCTTTTAATTCTTGAGTCAATTAGTGATTTAACAATTTTCTTCTCTACAGGAGATACACATCCCGTTGGTTGTGCTTTTGATGACTCCATTGTTCACCACAAGGTAATAATCCANNNNNTTTTAGAGTACTCATcacatttaaaaaaagaataataaaaagtaaaatattaattttagttttagttttttttacatTAAGACTAATATTAAGATTCGAATATTGTCACACTCATTTCATTTCACGTCTAACTTCtaccatttgaaaaaaaaagaaaaatatattagaagtctttaaattttaaataaaattttcaattgatatctaaattttgaatataaatgtgctcttaaatttaaaaaattcacatTTACTTTTGATTATTAATGAGATTCGATAATTTGAGCTTAACttaagctcaaattttaagagttgaAGTGTTAATATCTTGAAATCTAGATCTAGATATCAAATACGACAAAGTTGAGTAGTATTTTTTGGAATGTAgcatttcttttatctttttccaATATTGGTGGAATTTTGATCATGAAATTGTAAATATCagcatataatatatatatatatatatatataaggttatttatttatttgaatttatttcagTATTTCAAGGAGAATCCAGATTGGGAGAATCCAGCTTATAGTACTAAAAATGGAATATACTCTGAAGGCTGTGGACTTAATAATGTTATGATATCATGGGGCCATGATGACTATATGTATTTGGTATAAAATCGAATTTTTTCcccatattttaaaataactattctgttaaatttctattttcttaacatcaatttcttatatataatttttgcaGGTGGCCAAAGAAAATGGTTCCACTTTGCCTTCAGCTGGATTGTTCATAATCAGATACCACTCCTTTTATCGTAAGcaaagaattaaattaaattaaatacaacattatattaaattaaaatattggatttattttaattattattattattatttgcagCTTTACATAGAGCGGGAGCTTACAAACACCTAATGAACGAGGAGGATGCCCAAAATTTAAAGTGGCTCCATATATTCaagtaattaataataataatttatttgttttaaaaatttgtattaTTGTCCAAAATAATTGGATTGATTATTaactcattatttatttatttatgaatttcaGCAAGTATGATCTCTACAGTAAGAGCAAAGAACTTGTTGACATTGAAAAAGTTAAACCATATTATATTTCCCTTATTAACAAGGTAAATcctgttttttattattaattaaataagtaattaattaaatttattccaCAATATTTTGGTGACTAATTTCTGTCAAATCATTGGAATTTTCAGTACTTCCCGGAAAAGCTCAGATGGTGATCAAATACAATTCAAGATTGCTACCGGCGGCCGGCGACGGAGAGAcacattaataataataataataataatttttttttttaaaaaaaaattgtggatTCATGCACAGAGTCAATgaggtatttttttttgtttttttttttttttgaaaatgtaaTGGAAAAGCGTTGCGGCCCACAAAAGcaaattaaaaattggattATTATTGTTCTCACAAGCGTTTGACTTTGACTACAGCAAACTTTATatgttataataataatataattataattaaaatttaattttgaaattagtcAAATGTGGATTGCTGGATATGCTTCCAATTATTCTTGACGTGTCGTGTGAGCATGTAATTAATTGGAAGTCTAAAGCCAACTCAAAGGCTTTAAAAAGAATTAAGCTATATTTACACTGGATGAAAAataattcattattaaaaaGTAGACTTGAATCGAttacttttgttattatttagtTACTTTTCAATGTAGACCCACCTTAAAATTGTAATCAAATCATATAATctgattaagaaaaaaatatgtttaatttgattATGGTTGAAAATTACGTGAGACCTACTATCTTTACCATTATCGTTAACGTTACAGATATTTTTACTATAACAATAAAAATGATGAATAGgtcacatttattgttacctTTACCATTAGAGTCAAATCGTAACGATAACGGTAACAATAAAATGTGACATAtttataattcaaaaataaaatgtgatCAAAAGCAATCCCATTATGTTTGCGATTCAAACCTACTACGATTCATCCATTAATGAAATCCCATTCCTGATTACATTAATTTTCATTACGTTTTGGTAAACGTGGTctaaattatgaatttgaacGATTCACATAGAGTTGAATTTTGATTAACTTTATAACTATACTCTATCATTAAGAGTTTATTAACAAagtgattattataacaaatagtTATTTAAGTGTGTATGTAaccttttaaatatttgaaaatgtcaTTAAAATGATGTATTATTCTACTTTATttcttaaacattttttaaatggcAACAATAAATAGAGATGACTTTCTAATTTGTTTTTacaatttgtttaaaaatatatataaaataaataaataatgtaaaAAGACTTAATTACAATGTTATTATTTAGTTATATTCTAACATCATCCCCACATCTCCTAACAAAAAATCCACTCACTCTATTGCATGTATATTTCTGATCTCCCACTTAGAAGGAAGATTGGTACaaaattatttgttttcctttttttttttttttttttttttttttttttttttaaatagaactTATTTAGTTGGCTGCACCCAATTAAACATATACCatgtagaaaaaaaattaataataattttttattttattttcctagAGTATTGGATTAGATGCCTCCCATTGGCCTATCGATgacaaatttttataattaaatttaattttactgttactaatacatacatacataatattaaatttctgtCTCACTGTCgatattttcacattttcatGGATTTGATATTGACATAAAGGTGaatctatatttttattatatcgtAGAAAAATCTaccaaatattaataattaaacaataaatagtactaatatatatataatataaatatagacattattaatttattttaaaaatcataaaatatttattcattaatttgaatttattttttgatttttatGATTAGTTCATAAATATCCATTGAAAGTAAAATTTTATGGATATTTCTATctaaatttcttaaattttaaacattGCATACATATAGTACAATACATGATTTGACTAATTATGGTTTTCATCataatttctctaaatttcttttgaatttcCCCCGTTGGGTGTCATCTTATTATGATGCGTATTCTTTTGTTGCTACTTATAAGTTATAGGCAATGTGCCTCCACGGTTTGCTTTATGAATTGCTATTTTTGggttaaaaaaaacacatacaCACATATAGACTATTTATTTATCAAGATTAAgagataattatttaaaattattttcatcctaaaaattagattttacCGAATATGAATCTTTTCTCGTATTTTTCGATTCATAATCAGAtacaaacttttaaattttgaattcaactTTAAAGTGTTGAAATTAAAACCAAAcgtattttcaaatatagtaaaagtaaggaatttgttttcattttctaCATAATACTCtatttcaaaaataaacttTTGGATCAAGAACCAAAAAGGATTTTGGGACTTGTCGGAAGAGGAGGGTCAcacaacaattttgactttagaTGTCAGTTTGAAATTGACATCGTATACGTATGATGATAGTTTACAAACTGTCGTCGTATCGCGTGTCATTGTAACGACGATGGATTATCTTTGATGGACGATTCAAAACTACCATAAAAACTTCCGACATCATTTAGGTACAATGGTGGTTGTTAATTGACATCAAATCTCATGTCATCATGCATCTATGACAACAGTTTGATATGATGTCCTTGGAAACtaacattatattcataaagGATGACAGTTGTGAATTGACATTAATTCTAATTCAACCTATTTTGTATAACATAACTGGAACTAGAATCctatattacaataataataattctcaACCTCTATTTCAATTAATTCTTCCACACAAATAATCAGCAAAACAAAGCAAACTTCAAAAACACAATAATATGTTATTTCATTTCAATATTAATGATCAAATTCACAATTAAATTCGATACAATAACAATACTCTAAGAGTaactataaaatatattaaaactaCATAAAATGCTTAAGTTCTACCAACATTTCAAAAAACCTCTCCAATATGTGTAAAGGCTACCAACGGTTCATAGCGAAGAATGTTTGTTGTACCACCATGCAATCCGATCAATGTAGTTTGACACATGCTCCACCTATTCAACTTGTACTCATCGAGTTCTTCTTGTATAATAGAGTTCTTAGTATTAAACTACGAtgaaaacaaataacaaatgTTATAATTCTTGTCGAACTTTAACGTTTGGATTTTCTTACAGGTTTACATAgtgtttcttattttttcatCATCTGATAGTCTTGCTTTCAAACCCTAGATTGCAAATATGGTATCTAAACTTGATGGCTCAAGACTCACTAGAATCCATTTTATATTCTAtccatttttatcaaattaactACTTATATCACCTCATCAActattcaatatttttatatgaatagCAAACTGTCATGTATTTAATCTGTTAATGACTACCAAATGTAGAAACTACTTATGAGATTTTACCAAATAATAAAGGTagaattctaatttttttttttttaaaaaaaattttaagtactgaattcaactattttaaactataaaaaatcaaactagTATTAAAGTAACCTAAAAATACGAATAAGGATGAAAATAAAAGCTTactattaatatcaaatatgttATAAAGCACGGTGGACATTTagaagtttatatgttttatggcatctaattaattaatccatgtccttttataattaatacaaCATGTGGGGTATAGAAATTTAAACTCTCAACTTCAAGAAAAATAGTACATATCTATTGACGTAGAAACTCCCACGCCTTCGTCATTATCGTGAGCTTTCCATGACTTGTCCATCAGCCCAATTATCTTGGCCTGGTCTCATTCTCTGAGTAGACCTACGTTAGAGTTCTCCGCATCGATGTGGTGTCGAAAACTTACCATACTTCGATGTCTAAGTTAGTATAGAGAGCATTTAAGTTCAAGGCCCTCCTTTAGAGATCAATTTACTCGTCCCTTTGGGTCTTGAGGTTGTCGAATTAGGTTATCTATAGTGCTCTCCCTCTGATATTCGTCTGTGGTTACGTGTAATTCTGGCGATGTCACGGTAATTATGGCACTCAAGAGTATAGGGGTGTCAGGTTAAGCATGACTTGATTATTTTTTGATTGGTATATTCATAGTCGGCTTGGAACCCGAGGTTTTGACTTTTTCCTTTCGAAACACACGCTTTTCCATG comes from Benincasa hispida cultivar B227 chromosome 2, ASM972705v1, whole genome shotgun sequence and encodes:
- the LOC120070879 gene encoding inositol oxygenase 2-like, which produces MTILIEQPHFEVEDVKKVLMTELKELVLDGGFVAPTPPEGFVAPEMNSFGHSFRDYEAESERQKGVEEFYRNNHIHQTYEFVKKMREEYSKMDRVEMSIWECCELLNDVVDDSDPDLDEPQIQHLLQTAEAIRKDYPDEDWLHLTALIHDLGKVLLLPSFGGLPQWAVVGDTHPVGCAFDDSIVHHKYFKENPDWENPAYSTKNGIYSEGCGLNNVMISWGHDDYMYLVAKENGSTLPSAGLFIIRYHSFYPLHRAGAYKHLMNEEDAQNLKWLHIFNKYDLYSKSKELVDIEKVKPYYISLINKYFPEKLRW